A segment of the Novipirellula caenicola genome:
CTTTGCTCGTGTGTTAGTCGAAGCCGATTATCGCATGAAGTTGGTTGGCATTGGATTGGAGCGACTTCCCGTCCGACTGCAAAGTTACGTCGATCGAGCGAATCCAAACGTCATCGCTTCTAACGCGATGGAGCGTTGGTATTTTCAGCCCAACTACGACGCGATCTCGGTCAGCGAAGATGGCTTGGCGATGCGAATCAACGAGCGTGGTGTTGAGCTGGTTGGTGCCAACGAACGTGTTGCCGATGGACGTCGGATGCAGATCGCAGGCAAGGTGAACCGCGCCAGTCAAACGTTCTGCAAGGATTTCACGACAGCGTATCCTGAGATCGCGAAAAAGGTTCGCATCTATGCCGAGCTTGCTCAATTGATCGACGTCGCTGTCGCCGCCGCCTACATCCAAGAGCAAGATTTTTATGGTCAAGCCGATTGGTCGATGCCGGTACTTCTAGACGAAACGATGGTTCCCGTCGAAACCTACACCGCTCCAGAGCAAGTTGAAACTGCCGTGAACGCCGTGTGGCGTGGCAACACTTTGATGACACCGCTCGGTGGTGGCGTGAACGTCCAGCCGCGACAAGCTCTGAAAGCTGAGCACGTCAGCAAAGACACCGACGGCCGCGTCGTGAAAACTCGCAGCCAAGCGGGCCCCACCGGTCTAACGGAAGGCCAATGGTGGTGGGACTGATCCCCGGTTTGCCACCGTCCCCCGTAGCGAAAGTCGCGATACTTCCAACAAATGTGGAATTGGCTTCCAGCCTGTCGATGCTCTGGCCTGTGATCACACCGGCCTCATCTATCACACCGG
Coding sequences within it:
- a CDS encoding DUF1598 domain-containing protein, which translates into the protein MNKTNRIAALVVFAALFSLGTGQVSAQTQLAGVDVDAQGILKVKQFDPRLANQRLIEARNHADTGVMQTSKLRKVSLNRLEAAIAKQIEADGTIPEDMKALAGLTSLEYVFFYPDTKDIVVAGPAEGFVADPTDRLVGIQSGKPTVLLEDLVTALRAYAPGAKPTSLISVSIDPTTEGLQRMQRFLASVHGRVQPSDAERLAMGLKDNLGLQTVTIKGIPNSTHFARVLVEADYRMKLVGIGLERLPVRLQSYVDRANPNVIASNAMERWYFQPNYDAISVSEDGLAMRINERGVELVGANERVADGRRMQIAGKVNRASQTFCKDFTTAYPEIAKKVRIYAELAQLIDVAVAAAYIQEQDFYGQADWSMPVLLDETMVPVETYTAPEQVETAVNAVWRGNTLMTPLGGGVNVQPRQALKAEHVSKDTDGRVVKTRSQAGPTGLTEGQWWWD